A DNA window from uncultured Methanoregula sp. contains the following coding sequences:
- a CDS encoding aldehyde dehydrogenase family protein, producing MLMRIGGAETSSLDEAWIEVENPASGETIDRVPLGKSEDINRAVEAAGEAADVWKKRSMRERGMILYRAAEKVRERHKDLAQLLTMEQGKPLRESIDEVRGYANVLEFYAGISAHQSGKALRLGQTGDSIVIREPLGVCGAIIPWNMPVLIMGWKVGPALLAGNTLVLKPASATPLTNISLAKILDEAGLPPGVLNVVTGTGEEAGNALVQHPDIKKISFTGSCATGQKIKELASRHLKELTLELGGSDPMIVTSDADIDRAVEGAIRGRFYNAGQTCTAVKRLYVFEGVAREFTRKLKERTEALSVGNGLGPKIDMGPLNSSSQRQRIQEAVETVRENREGHVIAGGCELKGKAYEKGYFYRPTLVTDISPGSPLITEEIFGPVLPVMTVPNLDTAIREANNSRFGLGASVWTTNLHTAKRVFDEIHAGVIWVNRHLTLPPEVPFGGVEGSGIGRENGQDALDQYSRTKSLILGW from the coding sequence ATGCTGATGAGAATCGGAGGAGCTGAAACCAGTTCACTGGATGAGGCCTGGATCGAAGTTGAAAATCCGGCATCCGGTGAAACTATCGATCGCGTGCCGTTGGGTAAATCTGAAGATATCAACCGGGCAGTTGAGGCTGCAGGTGAGGCTGCGGATGTCTGGAAGAAGAGATCCATGCGCGAGCGCGGGATGATCCTGTACCGGGCTGCAGAAAAAGTCCGCGAGCGGCATAAAGATCTTGCGCAGCTCCTGACCATGGAACAGGGCAAACCCCTGCGGGAATCGATCGATGAAGTCCGGGGCTATGCCAATGTCCTGGAATTCTATGCCGGGATCTCCGCGCACCAGTCCGGAAAAGCGCTCCGGCTTGGGCAGACCGGAGACAGCATCGTCATCCGCGAACCCCTGGGGGTCTGCGGGGCCATTATTCCCTGGAATATGCCGGTCCTCATCATGGGCTGGAAAGTGGGGCCGGCACTCCTTGCCGGAAACACCCTGGTTCTCAAACCGGCATCTGCCACGCCGCTCACCAATATCAGCCTTGCGAAGATCCTGGATGAAGCCGGTCTTCCTCCCGGCGTCCTGAATGTGGTGACGGGCACCGGGGAAGAAGCGGGAAATGCGCTTGTACAGCATCCCGATATCAAAAAGATCTCATTTACCGGAAGTTGTGCAACCGGTCAGAAAATTAAGGAGCTCGCATCGCGTCATCTCAAGGAACTGACCCTCGAACTTGGCGGGTCCGATCCGATGATTGTTACAAGCGACGCGGATATCGACCGGGCCGTGGAAGGGGCAATACGGGGGAGGTTTTATAATGCGGGCCAGACCTGCACTGCCGTCAAGCGATTGTATGTATTTGAAGGCGTGGCAAGGGAATTTACCCGGAAACTCAAAGAGCGGACCGAGGCTCTCAGTGTCGGCAATGGCTTGGGGCCGAAGATCGATATGGGTCCTTTGAACAGCAGCAGCCAGCGTCAGCGTATCCAGGAAGCGGTCGAGACTGTTCGCGAGAACAGGGAAGGGCATGTTATTGCAGGGGGTTGCGAGCTCAAAGGCAAAGCCTATGAAAAAGGATATTTCTACCGGCCAACGCTGGTGACGGACATAAGTCCCGGTTCCCCGCTCATAACCGAAGAGATCTTCGGGCCGGTATTACCGGTTATGACCGTCCCGAACCTGGATACTGCTATCCGCGAAGCCAATAACTCGCGATTCGGCCTTGGAGCCTCGGTCTGGACCACCAACCTGCATACGGCAAAACGAGTCTTTGACGAAATCCATGCCGGTGTTATCTGGGTAAACCGTCATCTCACCCTGCCCCCGGAGGTTCCTTTCGGCGGCGTTGAAGGAAGCGGGATCGGACGGGAGAACGGGCAGGATGCGCTGGATCAGTATTCCCGGACCAAATCCCTCATTCTTGGCTGGTAA
- the arcS gene encoding archaeosine synthase subunit alpha: MTRYNLRKRDGLARTGILETDTGSFRLPAAMDPETLFPALAHQANTNIPISAPAPFVEEYLRNTGEPPVSIHPQKENVSRSGDCVMVANWHTAFANPRSYADWLVNLKEKTPVDTAWYAPASALPSTIAILCYTGFDLFDFRAVDLKSAQGIFCTPEGEFPREALGPGLCSCPGCKAGDLKEHNRESLRNEVSLVAHFIEQGQLRELVESRCRMDAAQVAIMRHLDNRYAFMERQVPVARGKIMRANSGESMQRAEVRRFADRVVTRYIPPKTDVAVLIPCSAKKPYSLSQSHRKFQQAIAGRAHELIVTSPLGLVPRELETVYPAGHYDVPVTGYWDAEECAFIAGVLEQYFRKNPYRRIIAHLEGGALKVARMAAEACGINLECSCEENPLSPGALNRLDAALAGERRIKDDRLHGMMSYQFGCDVDTKGTVLRGHFPEIFYSRNNVQIFSIDTSTGMLRPTLDGWNMIPSGYRIHIDDFVPEGDVLIPGVSSADPGIRDGDEVLVVGKRAVATGKAAISSEDMCRSKRGIAVRVRKIKRL; this comes from the coding sequence ATGACCCGGTATAATCTCAGGAAACGCGACGGTCTTGCCCGGACGGGCATTCTGGAGACCGATACCGGTTCCTTCAGGCTTCCTGCGGCGATGGATCCGGAGACCCTTTTTCCCGCACTTGCACATCAGGCCAATACAAATATCCCGATCTCCGCACCGGCCCCCTTTGTTGAAGAGTATCTCCGGAATACGGGAGAACCGCCGGTATCGATCCATCCACAAAAAGAAAATGTTTCCCGGAGCGGGGACTGCGTCATGGTCGCAAACTGGCATACCGCGTTTGCAAATCCACGATCGTACGCAGACTGGCTGGTGAATCTCAAGGAAAAAACACCCGTTGATACTGCGTGGTATGCACCGGCATCCGCACTTCCCTCAACTATTGCCATTCTCTGTTACACAGGGTTCGATCTCTTCGATTTCCGGGCAGTTGATCTCAAATCAGCGCAGGGAATTTTCTGCACTCCTGAAGGGGAATTTCCCCGCGAAGCGCTCGGTCCTGGCCTCTGCTCCTGTCCGGGCTGCAAAGCCGGTGATCTTAAAGAGCATAACCGGGAATCGCTTCGTAATGAGGTAAGTCTGGTTGCGCATTTCATCGAGCAGGGACAACTGCGCGAACTTGTCGAGTCCCGCTGCCGGATGGATGCTGCGCAGGTGGCGATCATGCGTCACCTGGACAACCGGTATGCTTTCATGGAGAGGCAGGTGCCGGTTGCACGGGGAAAAATTATGCGGGCGAACTCCGGCGAATCAATGCAGCGTGCTGAAGTGCGCAGGTTTGCAGACCGGGTAGTCACCCGGTATATCCCGCCAAAAACGGATGTTGCCGTCCTCATTCCCTGTTCTGCAAAGAAACCCTATTCACTCTCCCAGAGCCACCGCAAGTTCCAGCAGGCGATCGCCGGGCGGGCGCACGAGCTGATTGTCACATCCCCGCTGGGTCTTGTTCCCCGGGAACTTGAGACGGTATATCCGGCCGGTCATTACGATGTTCCGGTGACCGGGTACTGGGATGCCGAGGAGTGCGCATTCATTGCAGGAGTCCTGGAACAGTACTTCCGGAAGAACCCGTACCGGCGGATTATTGCGCATCTTGAGGGGGGCGCGCTCAAGGTAGCCCGGATGGCTGCCGAAGCCTGCGGAATTAACCTCGAATGCTCCTGCGAAGAAAATCCACTAAGCCCGGGTGCGCTGAACCGGCTTGATGCAGCACTTGCCGGCGAGAGACGAATAAAAGACGACCGGCTTCATGGCATGATGTCATACCAGTTCGGTTGCGACGTGGATACGAAAGGTACAGTCCTGCGGGGTCACTTCCCCGAGATCTTTTACAGCAGGAACAATGTGCAGATCTTCTCTATCGATACATCTACAGGCATGCTCCGGCCCACTCTTGACGGGTGGAACATGATACCTTCCGGGTACCGTATCCATATCGATGATTTTGTTCCTGAAGGGGATGTCCTCATACCCGGGGTTTCTTCCGCGGATCCCGGAATCCGGGATGGGGATGAAGTGCTTGTTGTCGGAAAGCGTGCCGTTGCAACCGGAAAAGCTGCAATATCCTCGGAAGACATGTGCCGGTCAAAGCGCGGGATTGCAGTCCGGGTGCGTAAGATAAAGAGATTGTAA
- a CDS encoding zinc ribbon domain-containing protein — protein sequence MPFCPDCGTEITPGNKFCTECGTPVDEPAVPAPKVEPQAALPPVPEGKPGANKTIVLVLVGIIAVCMLAAAVILSGMFVTMPAKSSSATQGPNVSVTPTSYVIVTSLDPEESPIPVTTPTTKIVSSERFGSDYVRVYSISKNFSYGEKATFTQNLTTPPLYIKFSLMPVNISRHILVGIGTHQEHMVNTTVTSPNAWFEVKVYDAGDDHLVEQEGFGKDYSDVTSQEFMVRQKGNYRIEFSGHEVSAAVDVLTGIA from the coding sequence ATGCCATTTTGTCCAGACTGCGGCACGGAGATCACTCCGGGCAACAAATTTTGTACCGAATGTGGTACACCTGTTGATGAACCCGCAGTACCTGCCCCGAAAGTCGAACCTCAGGCTGCGCTTCCGCCGGTTCCTGAGGGAAAACCCGGGGCAAATAAAACCATCGTCCTTGTTCTTGTCGGGATCATTGCTGTCTGTATGCTTGCAGCGGCGGTGATTCTCTCAGGAATGTTCGTTACAATGCCAGCCAAATCCTCATCCGCGACCCAAGGCCCGAACGTTTCAGTTACCCCAACCAGTTATGTGATTGTTACATCCCTTGACCCAGAAGAGAGCCCGATCCCGGTCACCACGCCGACAACAAAAATTGTCAGCAGCGAACGGTTCGGCAGCGATTATGTACGGGTTTATTCCATAAGTAAAAATTTTTCCTATGGGGAGAAAGCAACCTTCACCCAGAACCTGACAACGCCCCCCCTGTATATCAAGTTCAGCCTGATGCCGGTGAATATAAGCCGCCATATCCTGGTCGGGATCGGAACCCACCAGGAACACATGGTCAATACTACCGTAACCAGCCCGAATGCCTGGTTTGAAGTGAAAGTTTATGACGCGGGTGATGATCACCTTGTTGAACAGGAAGGGTTCGGAAAAGATTACAGCGACGTGACATCCCAGGAATTCATGGTGCGGCAGAAAGGAAATTACCGTATAGAATTTTCCGGCCACGAAGTATCGGCCGCAGTGGATGTTCTCACGGGAATCGCATGA
- the gltA gene encoding NADPH-dependent glutamate synthase: MLDRPIDQRLHDFAEVDRGFSPEEAMIEADRCLQCKKPLCVSGCPVSIDIPAFIREVAAGDFRKAAAIIKEQNMLPAICGRVCPQEVQCEGVCILKNKEKPIHIGSLERFVADWERANGMILPQKKSSKTHRVAVVGAGPAGLTASAELARMGYRVTLFESLHAAGGVLMYGIPAFRLPKEIVKAEIDAVLSLGVDLRLNHLVGRSVTLRELLSYDAVFLGTGAGLPYFMGIPGENLPGVYSANEFLTRVNLMHADRFPVFDTPVKKGSRVVVAGGGNVAMDAARVARRLGGKVTLVYRRREEDLPAREAEIARAKEEGIEFVMCANPVRILGDQVMTGVECTKMEMCALDSSGRPEPAPAAGSEFVLDADVFIAAIGQGPNPLLISELPELKRGKRGNVIVDENYRTSIRNVYAGGDVATGAATVILAMGAAKSAAHAIDRMLREE, from the coding sequence ATGCTTGACCGCCCGATAGACCAGCGCCTCCATGATTTTGCAGAAGTGGACCGGGGATTTTCTCCGGAGGAAGCAATGATCGAGGCTGACCGCTGTCTCCAGTGTAAAAAACCGCTCTGCGTCAGCGGGTGCCCGGTAAGTATCGATATACCGGCCTTTATCCGGGAAGTGGCAGCCGGTGATTTCAGGAAAGCTGCCGCTATCATCAAGGAACAGAACATGCTTCCCGCAATCTGCGGCCGGGTCTGCCCCCAGGAAGTCCAGTGCGAGGGAGTCTGCATTCTCAAGAACAAGGAAAAACCCATCCACATCGGCTCCCTGGAACGCTTTGTAGCAGACTGGGAACGGGCCAACGGGATGATCCTGCCCCAGAAAAAATCTTCCAAAACCCACCGCGTTGCCGTGGTCGGTGCCGGCCCGGCAGGTCTCACGGCTTCTGCCGAACTCGCCCGCATGGGATATCGTGTCACGCTCTTTGAATCCCTGCATGCGGCCGGCGGGGTCCTGATGTACGGTATTCCAGCCTTCCGGCTCCCCAAAGAGATCGTGAAAGCAGAGATCGATGCAGTCCTCTCGCTTGGGGTTGATCTCAGGCTCAACCACCTGGTTGGAAGAAGCGTAACCCTCCGGGAACTCTTAAGTTATGATGCCGTATTCCTGGGAACCGGTGCCGGTCTCCCGTATTTCATGGGCATTCCGGGAGAGAACCTGCCCGGGGTTTATTCCGCCAACGAATTCCTGACCCGGGTCAATCTTATGCATGCCGACCGGTTCCCGGTATTTGATACTCCGGTGAAAAAAGGCAGCCGGGTAGTTGTTGCCGGCGGCGGCAATGTTGCTATGGATGCAGCACGTGTAGCCCGCAGGCTTGGGGGCAAAGTTACTCTTGTATACCGGCGCCGGGAAGAGGATCTTCCGGCAAGAGAAGCTGAAATTGCCCGGGCCAAAGAGGAGGGCATCGAGTTTGTCATGTGTGCAAACCCGGTCCGGATTCTTGGCGACCAGGTCATGACCGGCGTGGAATGCACCAAGATGGAGATGTGCGCGCTCGACAGTTCCGGAAGACCGGAGCCGGCCCCTGCCGCGGGATCGGAGTTTGTCCTGGACGCGGATGTCTTTATTGCCGCAATCGGCCAGGGTCCAAACCCGCTTCTCATCAGCGAACTCCCCGAACTCAAGCGCGGCAAACGTGGAAATGTCATTGTGGATGAGAATTACCGGACATCTATTAGGAACGTGTATGCCGGCGGCGATGTTGCAACCGGTGCAGCAACAGTCATTCTTGCGATGGGCGCTGCCAAAAGCGCAGCACATGCCATCGATCGGATGCTCCGGGAAGAGTGA
- a CDS encoding PAS domain S-box protein, whose amino-acid sequence MFRVLYVDDEPALLDLGKIFLEQSGNLHVDTVSSVEEAIAKIQAEPFDGIISDYQMPGKDGLEFLKYIRSRNFDIPFILFTGRGREEIVIEALNSGADFYLQKGGEHKSQFVELEHKIKNAIDRKHIQDRLKESEQRMAGIINFLPDATFAVNLDKKVIAWNKTLEMMTGVLADAVLGTSGYAQPRTHDKDRKPPLVDLVLNMEKELEKKYPSVQREGDKIISETFMPGLYGGKGAYVWRVASPLYDTRGNMIGAIEALRDITQRKESEDKLRRMNEDLHAAYEQLAAAEEELRSNYEELASSERELQRVKERYQSVVEDQTELICRFSPDGRLTFVNDAYCRYFGLSRAACLEEQHHVDIPREERALMRKHFQLLSKEDPSGSIEHRIIMPSGKVRWQRWNDRAIFDPSGTLIEYQSVGRDITRQKEAEEKLQRTHEDLYVAYEQLTATEEELRANYEELSKNQQELYRSEERYRNIIEDQTEFICRFTPDGTITFANDAYCQYFRKQKNRLVGSKFSPAIPSEDRDKVNDHFSRISPENPVGTITHSILMPDGNVRWQKWSDRAIFDTEGRIIEYQSVGRDITAEKESTDLLRRMNDDLHAAYEQLAAAEEELRSNYEELAGSERELQRVKERYQSVVEDQTELICRFSPDRKLTFVNDAYCRYFGLSRAACLEEQHHVDIPREERALVRMHIQSLSKEDPSGSIEHRIIMPSGKVRWQHWNDRAIFDPDGILIEYQSVGRDITRQKEAEDELQHTHENLYAAYEQLAAAEEELRSNYEELSKNQQELYRSEERYRNIIEDQTEFICRFTPDGTITFVNDAYCRYFERSRDKLVGHKFTPVIPAEDKKEVKNHFRIVTPEYPVRIIEHRIVMPGGEIRWQQWSDRAIFDAQGRVMEYQSVGRDITDRKRMEWALHESNQKLNLLSSITRHDILNQLTALQGYHLLLKDTLPGGDQQRWIEGAIKAGETIQSQIQFTQQYQDIGLQKPRWQNVFVCANAVAKDHGFTQVSVDHALADVEIFADPLLKTVFFNLFENAIMHGKKVKTIRVTGDSTPSVMRIIIEDDGSGIEYPFKEKIFQKGFGNHTGLGLFLVREVLSITGLTIREVGEPGKGARFEILVPPDMSRMITNSCAL is encoded by the coding sequence ATGTTCAGGGTACTGTATGTTGACGATGAACCAGCATTGCTGGACCTTGGCAAGATCTTCCTGGAACAATCCGGCAATCTCCATGTGGACACGGTCTCATCAGTTGAAGAAGCAATCGCAAAAATACAGGCAGAGCCGTTCGATGGAATTATTTCCGATTACCAGATGCCGGGTAAAGACGGGCTGGAATTTTTAAAATATATCCGTTCCCGGAACTTCGATATCCCCTTCATTCTCTTCACCGGTCGCGGACGCGAAGAGATTGTTATCGAAGCCCTGAACAGCGGTGCCGATTTTTATCTCCAGAAAGGCGGGGAGCACAAATCCCAGTTCGTCGAACTTGAACACAAGATAAAAAATGCCATTGATCGCAAACACATCCAGGACCGGCTCAAGGAATCGGAACAGAGGATGGCAGGTATCATCAACTTTTTACCGGATGCTACCTTTGCAGTCAATCTTGACAAGAAAGTTATCGCCTGGAATAAAACCCTGGAGATGATGACCGGGGTTCTTGCCGATGCAGTTCTTGGAACCTCGGGTTATGCACAGCCCCGTACCCATGACAAGGATCGAAAACCACCTCTTGTGGATCTGGTTCTCAACATGGAAAAAGAACTGGAAAAAAAATACCCGAGTGTCCAGCGGGAAGGGGACAAGATAATATCAGAAACTTTTATGCCCGGCCTGTACGGCGGGAAAGGTGCGTATGTCTGGCGGGTAGCATCCCCGCTTTACGATACGCGTGGCAATATGATAGGAGCTATTGAAGCTCTCCGCGACATCACCCAGCGGAAGGAATCAGAAGACAAACTCCGGCGGATGAACGAAGACCTCCATGCAGCGTACGAACAGCTGGCAGCTGCCGAGGAAGAGCTCCGCTCGAATTACGAGGAACTGGCAAGCAGCGAACGGGAACTCCAGCGGGTGAAAGAACGCTACCAGAGCGTTGTCGAGGACCAGACCGAACTCATCTGCAGGTTCAGTCCTGATGGAAGACTTACCTTTGTCAACGATGCCTACTGCAGGTATTTCGGCCTGAGCCGGGCAGCTTGTCTTGAAGAGCAGCATCACGTTGATATTCCCAGGGAGGAGCGGGCTCTCATGCGCAAGCATTTCCAGCTGCTTTCAAAAGAGGATCCATCGGGTTCGATCGAACACCGGATCATCATGCCATCCGGCAAGGTGAGATGGCAGCGCTGGAATGACCGGGCTATCTTCGATCCCAGCGGCACATTAATCGAGTACCAGTCCGTTGGGCGGGACATCACACGCCAGAAAGAGGCTGAAGAGAAACTTCAGCGCACTCACGAGGATCTCTATGTTGCATATGAACAGCTGACTGCTACCGAAGAGGAGTTGCGGGCAAATTACGAGGAACTCAGTAAAAACCAGCAGGAACTTTACCGGAGCGAGGAGCGGTACCGCAATATCATTGAAGACCAGACCGAATTCATCTGCAGGTTCACACCGGATGGTACGATTACGTTTGCAAATGATGCCTACTGCCAGTATTTCCGTAAGCAGAAAAACAGACTGGTAGGGAGCAAATTTTCCCCTGCTATTCCTTCTGAAGACCGGGATAAAGTGAATGATCATTTCTCCCGGATAAGCCCGGAGAACCCGGTCGGGACCATAACCCACAGTATCCTCATGCCGGATGGAAACGTCCGGTGGCAGAAGTGGTCTGACCGGGCCATCTTCGATACCGAGGGGCGCATTATCGAATACCAGTCCGTTGGACGGGATATCACTGCAGAAAAGGAATCAACAGATCTCCTCCGGCGGATGAACGATGACCTTCATGCAGCGTACGAACAGCTGGCAGCTGCCGAAGAAGAGCTTCGCTCGAATTACGAGGAACTGGCAGGCAGCGAGCGGGAACTCCAGCGGGTGAAAGAACGCTACCAGAGCGTTGTCGAGGACCAGACCGAACTCATCTGCAGGTTCAGTCCTGACAGAAAACTTACCTTTGTCAACGATGCCTACTGCAGGTATTTCGGCCTGAGCCGGGCCGCATGTCTTGAAGAGCAGCATCACGTTGATATTCCCAGGGAGGAGCGGGCTCTTGTGCGCATGCATATCCAGTCGCTTTCAAAAGAGGATCCATCGGGTTCGATCGAACACCGGATCATCATGCCATCCGGCAAGGTGAGGTGGCAGCACTGGAATGACCGGGCTATCTTCGATCCCGATGGCATATTAATCGAGTACCAGTCCGTTGGCCGGGATATCACCCGCCAGAAAGAAGCGGAAGACGAACTCCAGCATACTCACGAGAATCTTTATGCAGCGTACGAGCAGCTGGCAGCTGCCGAGGAAGAGCTCCGATCGAATTATGAGGAACTCAGTAAAAACCAGCAGGAACTTTACCGGAGCGAGGAGCGGTACCGCAACATTATTGAAGACCAGACTGAATTCATCTGCAGGTTCACGCCGGATGGCACGATCACGTTTGTCAACGATGCCTACTGCAGGTATTTCGAACGATCCCGGGACAAACTCGTTGGCCACAAGTTCACCCCGGTTATTCCTGCTGAAGACAAAAAGGAAGTGAAAAATCATTTCCGGATTGTAACCCCCGAGTACCCGGTCCGGATTATTGAACACAGGATCGTCATGCCCGGCGGGGAGATCCGCTGGCAGCAGTGGTCCGACCGGGCTATTTTTGATGCACAAGGCCGGGTGATGGAATACCAGTCGGTTGGGCGGGATATCACCGATCGGAAGCGGATGGAATGGGCGCTCCATGAATCCAACCAGAAACTCAACCTTCTCTCGAGTATCACGCGCCATGATATCCTCAACCAGCTCACCGCCCTTCAGGGATATCATCTCCTTCTCAAGGATACCCTCCCGGGGGGAGACCAGCAACGCTGGATCGAAGGAGCGATAAAAGCCGGGGAGACCATCCAGAGCCAGATCCAGTTCACCCAGCAGTACCAGGATATCGGTCTCCAGAAACCAAGGTGGCAGAATGTCTTTGTCTGTGCAAATGCTGTCGCAAAGGACCATGGTTTCACCCAGGTGTCCGTAGACCACGCTCTGGCAGATGTTGAAATATTTGCCGATCCTCTCCTGAAAACGGTCTTTTTCAACCTGTTTGAAAATGCAATCATGCATGGCAAAAAGGTAAAAACAATTCGTGTTACCGGGGATTCGACCCCCTCGGTTATGCGGATCATAATCGAAGATGACGGGAGCGGGATAGAATATCCGTTCAAGGAAAAAATTTTCCAGAAAGGCTTTGGCAATCATACCGGCCTTGGCCTGTTCCTTGTCCGGGAAGTCCTCTCCATCACCGGCCTTACCATCCGGGAAGTGGGGGAACCGGGGAAAGGAGCACGATTCGAGATCCTTGTTCCCCCGGATATGTCAAGAATGATTACCAATTCCTGTGCCCTGTAA
- a CDS encoding sulfide/dihydroorotate dehydrogenase-like FAD/NAD-binding protein, translating to MFRIEKTEQIADKVYQMWVNAPHVAHHAAAGQFVIFRIDEKGERIPLTISAVDGDSFRVIFMAVGKTTTHLAALSAGDSIQDIAGPLGRASEIKKYGTCVVVGGGVGTANLPIIARAARAAGNRVIGIVGARNANLLILEDEMNEACDELLISTDDGSKGFHGFAADLLKQVMARENVDCVWIIGPTIMMKVTCEATRAAGIRTFVSLNPIMVDGTGMCGSCRVTVGGETKFACVDGPEFDAHKVDFAGLMQRVRMYQPEEKESLERYHAHTCACKGGEHNA from the coding sequence TTGTTTCGCATAGAAAAAACAGAGCAGATTGCCGATAAGGTCTACCAGATGTGGGTGAATGCCCCCCACGTTGCACATCATGCAGCCGCGGGGCAGTTTGTAATTTTCCGGATAGACGAAAAAGGAGAACGCATCCCCCTCACCATATCCGCTGTTGACGGCGATTCGTTCCGGGTGATCTTTATGGCTGTCGGCAAGACAACCACCCACCTTGCGGCACTGTCTGCCGGGGATTCGATCCAGGATATTGCAGGGCCCCTTGGAAGAGCAAGCGAGATCAAAAAATACGGCACCTGTGTTGTTGTCGGTGGCGGAGTAGGAACCGCGAACCTCCCTATTATTGCCCGTGCTGCACGAGCTGCCGGTAACCGGGTCATCGGGATTGTCGGCGCCCGGAACGCTAACCTTCTCATCCTTGAAGACGAGATGAACGAGGCCTGCGATGAACTCCTTATCTCCACCGATGACGGGAGCAAAGGTTTCCACGGGTTTGCAGCCGATCTCCTGAAGCAGGTTATGGCGCGCGAGAATGTAGACTGCGTCTGGATCATCGGTCCCACCATCATGATGAAAGTCACCTGTGAAGCCACGCGCGCAGCCGGGATCCGGACATTTGTGAGCCTGAACCCGATCATGGTCGATGGTACTGGTATGTGCGGGTCGTGCCGGGTAACCGTTGGCGGGGAGACAAAATTTGCCTGCGTTGACGGCCCGGAGTTTGATGCACACAAGGTCGATTTTGCCGGCCTGATGCAGCGCGTCCGGATGTACCAGCCGGAAGAGAAGGAATCGCTCGAACGCTATCATGCACATACCTGCGCATGCAAAGGGGGCGAACACAATGCTTGA
- a CDS encoding tyrosine-type recombinase/integrase, protein MGKISEFSNQYQKINTRRSYLTALRAYFAFIEGIERDSHRSIDEYEKIAERYLSEDRNYTNDLINFAVSFKNTPPKTTQMYIAAVKEFFFFCDIDLREVDLRKIKKKLPKGGAATVEKIMDSEMIQVILQHSGLMMRALILLLVSSGMRIGEALTLDLADIDVKKEKSIGYISIRGITSDGEGAKGGIQRYTFCSTEAAGVIREWLKKRDSYLAESANKGKGIGKIKNIQDTRLFPVSSSTVADMWLNALEGAGLVSRDSMTNRLQIHVHMTRKFFLSQLRLAVPPDIVELLAGHSGYLSDAYRKYTRIQVEEFYQKGEPYVTIQITEEIRELRTTTEKKMQAHSEIIEGLVQRDMVRERELRELRDLTAYLQHHIVEKEKE, encoded by the coding sequence ATGGGAAAAATCTCTGAATTTTCCAATCAATATCAGAAAATCAATACAAGACGATCATATTTAACGGCATTACGGGCGTATTTTGCGTTTATAGAAGGAATTGAAAGAGATTCTCACAGGTCAATTGATGAGTATGAAAAAATAGCAGAACGTTATTTGTCAGAGGATCGAAATTATACCAATGACCTGATCAATTTTGCAGTTTCATTTAAAAATACACCTCCAAAAACAACCCAAATGTATATCGCAGCAGTTAAAGAGTTCTTTTTTTTCTGTGATATCGATTTAAGAGAGGTCGATCTGAGGAAAATTAAGAAAAAGTTACCAAAGGGTGGCGCGGCAACGGTTGAAAAGATCATGGATTCTGAAATGATCCAGGTCATATTACAACATAGCGGCCTGATGATGAGAGCGCTTATCCTTCTCCTTGTATCATCGGGAATGAGGATTGGGGAAGCCCTCACCCTGGATCTTGCTGATATCGATGTGAAAAAGGAAAAGTCAATTGGATATATTTCTATCAGAGGAATAACATCTGACGGCGAGGGGGCAAAGGGAGGCATTCAAAGATATACATTTTGCAGTACTGAGGCAGCAGGTGTGATCCGGGAATGGTTGAAAAAAAGAGATTCATATCTTGCAGAATCCGCAAACAAAGGAAAAGGGATAGGAAAAATAAAAAATATTCAGGATACCCGTTTGTTTCCGGTGTCATCATCGACAGTAGCGGACATGTGGCTTAATGCATTAGAAGGGGCGGGTCTTGTATCTCGGGACTCCATGACTAACCGGCTTCAGATTCATGTTCACATGACCCGTAAATTCTTTTTATCACAACTTCGGCTTGCAGTCCCTCCGGATATCGTTGAACTTCTTGCAGGCCATTCCGGATACCTATCAGACGCATATAGAAAATATACCCGGATACAAGTGGAAGAGTTTTACCAGAAAGGTGAGCCCTATGTTACGATCCAGATTACCGAAGAGATCCGCGAATTAAGAACCACAACGGAAAAGAAAATGCAAGCGCATTCAGAAATTATTGAGGGATTGGTTCAGCGGGACATGGTACGAGAGCGTGAGCTCCGTGAGCTTCGAGATCTGACAGCCTATTTACAACACCATATTGTTGAAAAGGAAAAGGAATAA